Genomic DNA from Octopus sinensis unplaced genomic scaffold, ASM634580v1 Contig04537, whole genome shotgun sequence:
AGCCAGGAGACATTGTTCCTGGAATTTTCGGTAAGTATTGGGAAGCGGAATATATTTTCTGTCTTCAGCAGTGAAATATTCAACAACTGTCTTTGAGTGAATTCATCCAGCAGAAAATtgaaggaataaaaaaagaaatttatttatttatttattttttttttgctgcttcgTAAaaactattctctttatctaaaAACTATCTTGGAACTATCTTTCGGTGATGAAACGAAAAAGACAATAACTGAAAATGCACTTATATAATTGTCAAGAAgtatgttttcattttgtttttttagatgTACCctgcgcgtgcgtgtttgtgtgtgtgtgtgtgtgtgtacgtgtgtgtgtatgtgtatgtgcacgtgagtgtgtgtgtgtgtgcacgtgagtgtgagtgtgtgcacgtgagtgtgtgcacgtgagtgtgtgcacgtgagtgtgtgtgtgtgcatatattcacacagaacacatacctgtatgaatatatatatatatatatatatatatatatatatatacatattcatgtctatattcatgcattatatatatatgtatacatgcacaccgTATATCGGTCTTAtactatataacatacatgtatacacacatatatatatatatatatatatatatatatatatatatactatatatatttgtatttatatatacatatttgtgcatacatatatatgcatgtgtaaatatacatataaacgcacacacatatacatacatatatatatatatataaatatatatgaatgtaactaTAATATatgcgcctgtatgtgtgtatgtatgtggcataCCTACTTATGTACCTTCttgtaaatacatacgtacatacaaacttacttatatacgtacatacagagagtttttttttttccggcGGGAGAATATTCAACAAAATGAAAGCCGGTTACTACCATTCACAAGGTGTATAGTGCGGTATAATGTACAGtacgtgtatattcatacatcttTAAATACGCAGAATAGTACGACTTTAAAAGTACAAATGAAATATAAGGCATAATTTATTCTTTAACTGggtgtacatatgtacgcatgtcaTTATTCTgttctttttcaatatttcttgccaatagagagagtcggtttctaacctatatccaaggttccttcaatggaatttcaacaccTGCAACAGGGTCTtgaggtttgtatgtatgtatgcatgtatgtatgtatgtatgtatgtatggatgtatgtatgtatgtatgtatgtatgtatgtatgtatgtatgcatgtaagtatgcatgtatgtatgtatgtatgtatgtatgtatgtatgtatgtatgtatggtatgtatgtatgtatggatggatgcatgcatgcatgcatccatgtaggcatgtatgtatgtatgtatgtatgtagtttgtatgcatgtatgtacgtatgtatgtatgtatgtatgcatgtatggatgcatgtatgtatttatgtatgtatgtatgtatgtatgtatgtatgtatgtatggatgcatgcatgcatccatgtaggcatgtatgtatgtatgtatgtatgtatgcatccatgtaggcatgtatgtatgtatgtatgcatccatgtaggcatgtatgtatgtatgccattattctgttttatttcaagatttcttggcaaTAATGAAGGattcggtttctaacctagatccaaggttcctttattgaaatttcaacatttgCAACAGGgtcttgatgtatgtatgtatgtatgtatgtatgtatgtatgtaatgtatgtatgtatgtatgtatgtatgcatgtatgtttgtatgtatgtttgtatgtatgtagatatgtattgtAGTCTAACGTTGTCCGAGAATGACGGTTACTTATTGAACGACCTAcgcaaattatttgtttatattgatcATACATATGTGCTGTATACCAGCTCAATCTTTCCATCAGATCGACCTTTTCCTGAACATGTGCAGCTGTACAACACATCAGGTGTCGATGTGATCGCAGTGCAACGTGTGACGGAGTGTTTCTCTCAAAAGCACAACGCACAAGACGGTCCAGAAATTGAGGCCATTATTTTGCGGCGTGCCGCacactaaccactagaccatgcgtccttatatatgcacacacacacacacacacacacacacacacacacatatgtacgtaggcgctggagtgactgtgtggtaagtggcttccttaccaaccacatggttctgggttcagtcctactcctGTGCTTCGcagtatttacatgtatatatttctttactagccacaaggggctaaacacagaggggatagacaaggacagacaaacggattaagtcgattacatcgacccagtgcgaaactggtactttatttatcgaccccgaaaggatgaaagggaaagtcgacctcggcggaatttgaactcagaacgtaacggcagacgaaatgcctatttctttactacccacaaggggctaaacacagaggggacaaacaaggacagacaaacggattaagtcgattacattgaccccagtacgtaactggtacttaatttatcgaacccgaaaggatgaaatttgaactcagaacgtaacgacaggcgaaataccgctaagcatttcgcccggcgtgctaacgttcctgccagctggccgcctttatatatgtatgtaatgtgtgtgtatggtatgtaagcaagtgtgtgtgtgtgtgtgtgtgtgtgtgaccatttATTCATGTCATCCTATTCTACTCTGTACAATTTAAGTTCATTGACCGCGTCAAAAAGTCAAATGTGTCAACAGAGAATATATGATAATCGAACATAATGCCAACTGTTACAATAAGAAGCAACAGGTCAGTCCCAACTAAATGAAACCAATCCATTTAtactgaaaattttttttgtgcGCATGTTCTCATTGATAGGAATCACGTGACATCTAGATACCATTGCTCTTCGTAAATACTCGCCTAATATTGCAGCAGTGCGTTACAGGGTAAAAAGTTTGGTTAATTTTTACGCTATGAAAATATCGACTTTCCTTAGATGGATTGTGACAATTTATGGTTTAGCTATAACTGCTTTTggttattattttctaattaaacaAAAATGGCAATTAGAACAAAATTATGCAGATGGCAATCGGCTTATTTTCCGGAGGATAAATATTAACATATCAAAAAAGCGAACAAGTGATTTGGATAAAACAAGATACAAAATCGACTGGCACGATTACCAAAAAATCTTATTGGATTCCTATAGGGAAGGACCTGGAGAACAGGGTAGACCCGTGGTGCTGAGTGCCGCAGAAAGAATAAACGAAGACCAGTTGTTTGCAGTGAATGGATTTAGTGGTGCGGTTAGTGATAAAATATCACTATACCGTTCTTTGAGAGACATTCGCCATCCGGATTGCAAGCATAAGAAATATCTGAAGAATTTACCAAAGGTGAGTGTCATAATTCCGTTTTATAATGAACACTGGACTACATTGCTTCGCACTATATATGGAGTTTTGTGGAGGTCACCTCCAGAACTGATACAAGAGATCATTCTGGTGGATGATTTCAGCACcaaaaatcataataaaaaacCCTTGAGCGATTACGTGAGAGAAAACTTCGAGAAGGTCAAATTAATTCGCAACTATAAACGGGAGGGTTTGATACGGTCCCGACTTCAAGGGGCTAAAACAGCAAAAGCTGAAGTAATAGTGTTCCTCGATTCTCATGTGGAACCATCTGTGAATTGGCTTCCTCCTTTACTAGAACCAATTGTGTTGAATGagaaaactgttgtatgtccGTTTATTGATGTTATCGATCACACCACGTTTTCACAGTTTGCTCAGGATGAAGGAGCACGTGGAGCGTTTGACTGGAAACTTAACTACAAACGTTTACCACGTCTGAAGGGAGATAAAATAGATCCCACTGAAACGTTTGAGAGCCCCGTGATGGCCGGTGGGTTGTTTGCAATGAATAAAACATGGTTTTGGACATTAGGTGGTTACGACCCACATCTGGATATTCGTGGAGCTGAACAGTTTGAAATTTCGTTTAAGATTTGGTTGTGTGGTGGTCAAATACTAGACGCGCCTTGCTCAAGAGTTGCTCATATATACCGCAAATTTATTCCTTATTCTTCAAGCGTAAAAGCGTATGGCGATTATCTATCACGGAATCACAAGAGGGTAGCTGAAGTCTGGATGGATGAATATAAGCAATACGTTTATAAAATGGAACCGAGTTTTAAACGTGTGGATGCAGGAAATATTTCGCAACAACTAGCTCTTCGCAAAAAGCTTCGTTGCAAATCATTCAGGTGGTTTCTTGAAGAAATTGCTTTTGATGTTGTTCAATATTATCCGATCGATGAAGAAAAATAGAACGATACAGAGAGAGGAATTTGAGTcatgataatttttttcattgagAGGAAGTtcttacaaaaaacaaacacaaaaattaaataaatattaaaccgTTTCGTTCGACTGAGAAATGCATTAATtagaaacatgaaaaatattaatgatgaaataaaaaagtTTGAAACTTAATTAGACGTGACACCAATTAGGGTCAGAAGAGATGACTATATGTTTATCAGAATGGAAAAATGTATTCTTTAACATGAGACGATTCTCAGAGAGATTTCTATTCTTGTTTatgcttgtttttttattttattcttttgttgcttttgtttcgtTTGTGATTGCGACATCAAGAAATCTGTTCCAAAACTTACGTAACAAAGAAGAATTTACCCAACCAATGTCTGGACAATGAACCATTCGTTTGTCGTACATTATTCAACTCTTTTCACTCTTTAGAATTGTTCAGTCGTGTGTGGCGGTTAGTAACCGAATATCTCAATAGGAAATACTAAGttcgtcatcttcatcgtcatcaccaccaccatcatcatcatcatcatcatcctcatcatcatcgtcatcatcatcaccatcatcatcatcattatcatcatcatcatcattaccaccaccaccaccaccacaccatgaccatcatcatcatcaacatcatcatattcgtcatcgtcgtcgtcgtcgtcgccacaACCCTCTCCACGaggacgaccaccaccaccaccactactacaagaGCCAGCACCACTGTTACTATAGCCATgacatcacaaccacaaccataaccatcaacataattataaaaaaacacgGTTACAGAATAGAAAGCAGAATACTGGAAGACATTTGACTCTAacttaaatgaataaacaaataaaataaataaataaacaaacaaataaaacaaaagctcAGTATATAATAATTTACAGTATCAAGTGTAACAACAGCTACGTCACACCGCATATGATTATTATAACAAGTTGAGCTAAGACTCATACACGCCAGTATAATACATTTATGAAACTTGTTTCCAAAATAAACCACCAAGACGCGCATATAAGAAAGCAAGATTAGTACATTCTACTAAGACCACAAATTGACTATTTTCTTATAAGAAAACCAATTAAACTATCTAAGAATACGAAGGTCTCAGATCAACGTTACgtgattatacaaaaaaaaaattacttcaggTCTAAAGGAGGTTTGAACTCAGCAATAAATTCTGGAGTCTCGAAGCAAATCAGATTGTCGTTCAACTATCTAGAAATAGCTCCCAAATTTCTTTCTGGGCATACTCTACTATCTTATGGAAAGGAAGGGGACATTGGACAGTGTCGTATTGAGTACATTATAAAATCGTTTGAGTAGTCAAAGTTGGATGGAGCACTTTTGGTCATAGATCCTGGGTGATCGGGGATTAAACTGGAGATAGTCAACAATTCACGTCAGTGTCAAACCACCCAGAATCTGGAAACCGGGTACAATTTTAAAACCAATCGACGCAGGATCACACAgaatactcttttagtcttttactcttttactctcttttacttgtttcagtcatttgactgcggccatgctggagcaccgcctttagtagagcaaatcgaccccaggacttattctttgtaagcccagtacttattctatcggtctcttttgccgagccgctaagttacgggacgtaaacacaccagcatcggttgtcaagcaatgctagggggacaaacacagacacacaaacacacatacacacatatatatatatatatatatataatcatatatacgacaggcttctttcagtttccgtctaccaaatccactcacaaggcattggtcggcccggggctatagcagaagacacttgcccaagatgccacgcagtgggactgaacccggaatcatgtggttggttagcaagctaattaccacacagacCTTTCAATGCAAACCTTAAACAGTCCATGAGAAATTCAATTATGCTATCACCAAATTATATCTGAACATTAGCAGGACTAGtccccacccgtgctttccccactctcgcctcccccacctcccaacaacatcacaccacaccacactacaccatacaacattacacatcacatcacaatacaccacccacacacccatccccacattttcacacctacacatacatacacgcacaggtccagaccaccagccctctttcacacgcacatacatactctcttatatatacacgcaccttcgtgttgggttcatctttactttgttatctcccatACGTTCCTTCTCGTGTGTGATCCTTCTGTCTggcagttgccatgatagatcgttagccactacacacatttttctctccttgtttctctccttcttttttctgtgtccctttctgtagaagagcgtacgctcgaaacgtaaaagactttttctattcctgagcgttatactaatacacctgtttgttttgtacaccactgtctttgtcttttgttttttcgtaaactcttctatctccccccccccccctctctctctctctctctctctctctctatatatatatatatatatatatatatatatatatatatataatataatattaaatgaagAGAGTAAAGAATTTGAGCGTTCAAACTTTATGTTTATTTCCAGCCGGAATAAAAGTCCAACACGTGTTTCGAT
This window encodes:
- the LOC115227550 gene encoding polypeptide N-acetylgalactosaminyltransferase 10-like, translating into MKISTFLRWIVTIYGLAITAFGYYFLIKQKWQLEQNYADGNRLIFRRININISKKRTSDLDKTRYKIDWHDYQKILLDSYREGPGEQGRPVVLSAAERINEDQLFAVNGFSGAVSDKISLYRSLRDIRHPDCKHKKYLKNLPKVSVIIPFYNEHWTTLLRTIYGVLWRSPPELIQEIILVDDFSTKNHNKKPLSDYVRENFEKVKLIRNYKREGLIRSRLQGAKTAKAEVIVFLDSHVEPSVNWLPPLLEPIVLNEKTVVCPFIDVIDHTTFSQFAQDEGARGAFDWKLNYKRLPRLKGDKIDPTETFESPVMAGGLFAMNKTWFWTLGGYDPHLDIRGAEQFEISFKIWLCGGQILDAPCSRVAHIYRKFIPYSSSVKAYGDYLSRNHKRVAEVWMDEYKQYVYKMEPSFKRVDAGNISQQLALRKKLRCKSFRWFLEEIAFDVVQYYPIDEEK